A stretch of Vespula vulgaris chromosome 15, iyVesVulg1.1, whole genome shotgun sequence DNA encodes these proteins:
- the LOC127069342 gene encoding uncharacterized protein LOC127069342 isoform X7, which produces MMDLLVQIATAHKLAASSYTLQAIGERGSVLPHQPNTPIGALDALQVKLLPKQCTFVPKKSKPANQPFETTFRLQVHLPRNQLYVSRVSPKMNLGEILNEVCREKNLDKHKYELRHPVNLEEILDLSLSLQDYHLQEVTLYAKQGRTLGSALSSQDIMALQRQEERRRQQAKQSVFGFMFKKSKESSVSTDSLEGRSVSPARSDETGRSASPLQPPTRPQRKRRLAPKPPTSYDREQQRATTTTGTVATTARGAAAAAAAAGKTNGESSKEKMLIGHSRNSSDSSGYHEASVLSDNPDSAGRLPETLPRRNRTPGTNETPRKLVHTSQSSKSLGNLAVTASGTSLDRALSSSSLSSTDSNSSLKKKRAAPPPPVSRPLSSAISTQALERIDDSEESLTSDMDPSKPPSDIGAPSKASSDIGVSTIVLDKADRPEKTKKEKDSIRASDVNVVEDPPKVENARVEVKREKASSEELAPLPKPRKVVRPKEEKSSPVAPPVPKRRLVPVVAISRSPRKDPLGPSSNANATRTNAEDAVRCSFSSSSSGGIEFEARDAELSEMDSSSNLLTKHAKSMNDICNVDSSLCKSCTVISTIPKCDRFEISRNSRSSSCGRLADDRVKDRRERSEERTSRVKDDRYEGALDEVSATKDDETREDSSKGSKRSKVYRSPSESNDFQIDSFNKRKRHLTSQSKDIAFALNLNLTFESKEESDVEKESGRMERANAVDGISDVERKLRDTDALLHKVSETLSSSSLASSNEETENARPAVKRSYGESRRAEAEEEEEEEEAPGLDGEERKNQQDTSDYVSALEEDSSVADWEYQLPAPPSAFRDTDSSLFDGYDTITLRSVEAFKESLDVENRDDGRNDESFFGFRRIREIEGKATTIDLGKSKKMESRKTETEVKFKKEVISELETKIERGTLARSQREPDSRKVFSGTSTLTSNFAPVDNTLSNFTITTYTRQKSIDIFKENEDKSSLVGDEPSRNKKTEPKISNDVVESTRVWQSANAKAGIVKRSKSHASAMSKPVDSNKNEAEGSANVGSELAVEDTAGWRDNVSRNRQEEPTKGKELRSLQVLKSILPQLTSSQPAEENVSKERNAVTREKAKTRFVGASDRDSVTPSVLSSRGECHATARRENKEDSMQRETSAKRRYAYNGPPAISLGSWAERPSFKVQIKTDTDYKFRRDRSADGANNSKERYDKRDADDLASKLLVDKAVSAFKRATFDETIAPESTKSEERPVVTSFELKKTVVREKEDATVKRSMRDEKKDDENLIDTTPLNFQELTRAFRTDIEHRAKPQRSNATNGRSDCYGSQHEFVRKTLEPKKRNGQATPDEFSFKRNLFQRDNASVNGNRNANPNSEGHQFGSIVGMNSLDRRHRDQIGQRSDNVSFRNNANGTKAHPMTVPVVKGFKASTTPFKETPKGINVDKVDRNKEVVEALPPKAPTMPVIMGVTLKSANARPKSMPISVDSRDMLLESIRNFGGRGKLKNTAERY; this is translated from the exons ATGATGGACCTTCTCGTTCAAATTGCAACGGCTCACAAATTGGCAGCTTCGAGTTACACCTTGCAAGCGATCGGCGAGCGTGGATCGGTTTTACCTCATCAACCGAACACACCGATAGGAGCGCTCGATGCTCTTCAG GTGAAATTACTTCCCAAGCAGTGTACGTTCGTCCCGAAGAAGTCGAAGCCTGCGAATCAACCTTTCGAAACAACGTTCAGACTGCAG GTACATTTACCGAGGAATCAATTGTACGTTTCGAGAGTCAGCCCGAAAATGAATCTAGGAGAAATTCTGAACGAAGTGTGCCGTGAGAAGAATCTGGACAAACACAAGTACGAGCTACGTCATCCGG TGAACTTGGAAGAGATCCTGGATCTATCCCTGTCCCTTCAAGACTATCATCTGCAGGAAGTGACGCTTTACGCGAAACAAGGTAGAACGTTGGGCTCCGCTTTGAGCTCCCAGGACATAATGGCTCTGCAAAGGCAAGAGGAGAGACGTAGGCAACAGGCGAAGCAGAGCGTCTTTGGATTCATGTTTAAGAAGTCGAAGGAGAGCTCGGTGAGCACCGACAGCCTGGAAGGTCGGAGCGTGTCACCGGCGAGGAGCGACGAAACCGGAAGAAGCGCCAGTCCTCTTCAACCGCCTACGAGACCtcagagaaagaggagactcGCGCCGAAACCGCCCACCTCCTACGATCGGGAACAACAGCGGGCTACTACGACCACCGGTACGGTAGCAACTACGGCGAGGggggcggcggcggcggcggcggcggcgggaAAGACAAACGGGGAATCGTCGAAGGAGAAGATGCTCATCGGTCACAGTCGAAACAGCAGCGATAGTTCGGGATATCACGAGGCTTCCGTGCTCAGTGACAATCCGGATTCGGCCGGACGACTGCCAGAGACTCTGCCGAGGAGAAACAGAACGCCTGGTACCAACGAGACCCCGAGAAAACTCGTTCATACCTCGCAGTCCAGTAAGAGTCTCGGTAATCTCGCCGTAACCGCGTCCGGTACGTCTCTCGATCGAGCCCTCAGCAGCTCCTCCCTCAGTTCCACCG ATTCGAATTCAA GtttgaagaagaaacgtgCCGCTCCGCCTCCACCGGTTTCAAGGCCGCTCTCCTCGGCCATCTCGACTCAAGCTTTGGAACGTATCGACGATTCCGAAGAGTCCTTGACTTCCGATATGGATCCTTCGAAGCCACCGTCCGACATCGGGGCACCCTCGAAGGCCTCCTCGGACATCGGCGTGAGCACGATCGTTCTTGACAAGGCCGATCGCCcggagaagacgaagaaggagaaggactCGATTCGAGCGTCGGACGTTAACGTAGTAGAGGATCCTCCGAAAGTAGAGAACGCTAGAGTAGAAGTAAAAAGAG AAAAGGCATCGTCCGAAGAATTAGCGCCCTTGCCCAAGCCTCGCAAAGTCGTACGACCGAAAGAGGAGAAATCGTCGCCTGTAGCTCCGCCAGTACCAAAGCGTAGATTAGTGCCAGTAGTAGCGATATCTAGGTCGCCGAGGAAGGATCCTCTAGGTCCTTCGTCGAACGCGAACGCAACGAGGACGAATGCGGAAGATGCCGTTCGCtgttccttttcctcttcttcctccggTGGCATCGAGTTCGAGGCACGAGACGCGGAACTGTCGGAGATGGATAGCAGCTCGAACCTCTTGACGAAACACGCCAAGAGTATGAACGACATATGCAACGTCGATTCGAGCCTATGCAAATCCTGTACCGTGATATCGACGATACCAAAGTGCGATCGCTTCGAGATCTCGAGGAACTCGAGATCGTCCAGTTGCGGCAGACTCGCCGACGATCGAGTCAAGGATCGTCGCGAGAGAAGCGAGGAGAGGACGTCCCGCGTCAAGGACGATCGTTACGAAGGAGCTCTCGACGAGGTCTCGGCGACGAAGGACGACGAGACACGGGAGGATAGCTCGAAGGGCTCGAAAAGATCGAAGGTCTATCGCAGTCCGTCCGAATCGAACGACTTTCAAATCGATTCGTTCAACAAACGAAAGAGACATTTAACGTCTCAATCGAAGGATATCGCGTTCGCTTTAAATCTGAACCTGACGTTCGAGTCCAAAGAGGAGTCGGACGTTGAGAAGGAAAGCGGGCGGATGGAAAGGGCTAACGCAGTAGATGGGATATCAG ACGTCGAGAGGAAGCTACGCGACACGGACGCTCTGCTGCACAAAGTGTCGGAAActctatcgtcgtcgtcgttggcgTCGTCGAACGAAGAGACCGAAAACGCCCGTCCCGCGGTGAAAAGATCCTACGGTGAAAGTCGTCGCGCGGaagcggaggaggaggaggaggaggaggaggcccCAGGGCTAGATGgcgaagagaggaaaaatcaACAGGACACCTCGGACTACGTGTCCGCTCTCGAGGAAGACTCGTCGGTGGCCGATTGGGAATATCAGTTGCCGGCGCCACCGAGTGCCTTCCGAGATACCGATTCGTCGCTTTTCGATGGCTACGACACGATAACCTTGAGATCGGTCGAGGCGTTCAAGGAATCGCTCGACGTTGAAAATCGAGACGACGGGAGAAACGACGAGTCCTTCTTCGGCTTCCGTCGAATCCGCGAGATCGAAGGAAAAGCGACGACCATCGATCTAGGTAAAAGCAAGAAAATGGAATCGCGCAAGACCGAAACCGAGGTGAAGTTCAAAAAGGAGGTGATATCGGAGCTCGAAAccaagatagaaagaggaacgtTGGCCCGATCGCAAAGGGAGCCAGATTCGAGGAAAGTCTTCAGCGGTACGTCCACGTTAACGTCCAACTTCGCGCCGGTCGATAACACGCTCTCGAATTTCACGATCACCACGTATACCCGTCAAAAGAGCATAGACATATTCAAGGAGAACGAGGACAAAAGTTCCCTCGTTGGGGACGAGCCTAGTCGGAACAAAAAAACAGAGCCAAAGATTTCCAACGACGTCGTCGAGTCCACGCGAGTCTGGCAATCCGCGAACGCCAAAGCCGGTATCGTTAAACGATCCAAGAGTCATGCCTCCGCGATGAGCAAGCCCGTCGACTCGAACAAGAACGAAGCGGAAGGTTCGGCCAACGTAGGATCGGAGCTCGCCGTCGAGGATACCGCGGGATGGAGAGACAACGTCTCGAGGAACCGACAAGAGGAACCTACCAAGGGCAAGGAGTTGCGATCGTTGCAG GTGTTGAAAAGCATTTTACCGCAGTTGACGAGCTCGCAACCAGCGGAAGAAAATGTATCGAAGGAACGGAACGCGGTAACGCGAGAAAAAGCAAAGACGAG GTTCGTGGGAGCGTCCGATCGAGATTCCGTAACGCCGAGCGTGCTTTCGTCGCGCGGCGAATGTCACGCAACGGCGCGACGAGAGAACAAAGAGGATTCGATGCAAAGGGAAACGAGCGCGAAGCGTCGTTACGCTTACAACGGTCCGCCAGCGATCAGTTTGGGTAGCTGGGCCGAGAGGCCGAGCTTCAAGGTTCAAATTAAAACCGACACCGATTACAAGTTTCGAAGGGACAGGTCGGCCGACGGCGCGAATAATTCCAAGGAAAGGTACGACAAGCGCGACGCGGACGATCTCGCGAGCAAGTTGCTCGTCGACAAGGCCGTTTCCGCGTTCAAGAGGGCAACGTTCGACGAAACGATCGCTCCGGAGTCGACGAAAAGCGAGGAGAGACCTGTCGTGACCAGCTTCGAGTTGAAGAAGACCGTCGTgagggagaaggaagatgCTACCGTTAAGAGGTCGATGagagacgagaagaaagaCGACGAGAACTTGATCGACACGACACCGTTGAATTTTCAAGAATTAACGAGGGCCTTTCGTACGGACATCGAGCATAGGGCGAAACCGCAACGATCCAACGCGACGAACGGACGCTCCGACTGTTACGGTTCCCAGCACGAATTCGTTCGTAAGACGTTAGAGCCGAAGAAACGGAACGGCCAGGCGACGCCCGACGAATTCTCTTTCAAAAGGAACCTCTTCCAAAGGGACAACGCGTCGGTCAACGGAAATCGCAACGCCAATCCAAACTCCGAAGGACACCAATTCGGCTCGATCGTGGGAATGAATTCGCTCGATCGTCGTCATCGGGATCAGATCGGCCAAAGGAGCGACAACGTATCGTTCAGGAACAACGCGAACGGCACCAAGGCCCATCCTATGACCGTGCCCGTCGTAAAAGGATTCAAAGCATCGACGACGCCCTTCAAAGAAACCCCGAAAGGTATTAACGTTGACAAAGTCGATCGGAACAAGGAGGTCGTCGAGGCCCTGCCTCCCAAAGCTCCGACGATGCCCGTGATAATGGGCGTCACTCTGAAAAGTGCCAACGCGAGACCAAAGTCAATGCCGATAAGCGTAGATTCCAGGGATATGCTGTTGGAGTCCATTAGGAATTTCGGAGGTCgcggaaaattaaaaaac ACTGCGGAGAGGTATTGA
- the LOC127069342 gene encoding uncharacterized protein LOC127069342 isoform X9, which translates to MALQRQEERRRQQAKQSVFGFMFKKSKESSVSTDSLEGRSVSPARSDETGRSASPLQPPTRPQRKRRLAPKPPTSYDREQQRATTTTGTVATTARGAAAAAAAAGKTNGESSKEKMLIGHSRNSSDSSGYHEASVLSDNPDSAGRLPETLPRRNRTPGTNETPRKLVHTSQSSKSLGNLAVTASGTSLDRALSSSSLSSTDSNSSLKKKRAAPPPPVSRPLSSAISTQALERIDDSEESLTSDMDPSKPPSDIGAPSKASSDIGVSTIVLDKADRPEKTKKEKDSIRASDVNVVEDPPKVENARVEVKREKASSEELAPLPKPRKVVRPKEEKSSPVAPPVPKRRLVPVVAISRSPRKDPLGPSSNANATRTNAEDAVRCSFSSSSSGGIEFEARDAELSEMDSSSNLLTKHAKSMNDICNVDSSLCKSCTVISTIPKCDRFEISRNSRSSSCGRLADDRVKDRRERSEERTSRVKDDRYEGALDEVSATKDDETREDSSKGSKRSKVYRSPSESNDFQIDSFNKRKRHLTSQSKDIAFALNLNLTFESKEESDVEKESGRMERANAVDGISDVERKLRDTDALLHKVSETLSSSSLASSNEETENARPAVKRSYGESRRAEAEEEEEEEEAPGLDGEERKNQQDTSDYVSALEEDSSVADWEYQLPAPPSAFRDTDSSLFDGYDTITLRSVEAFKESLDVENRDDGRNDESFFGFRRIREIEGKATTIDLGKSKKMESRKTETEVKFKKEVISELETKIERGTLARSQREPDSRKVFSGTSTLTSNFAPVDNTLSNFTITTYTRQKSIDIFKENEDKSSLVGDEPSRNKKTEPKISNDVVESTRVWQSANAKAGIVKRSKSHASAMSKPVDSNKNEAEGSANVGSELAVEDTAGWRDNVSRNRQEEPTKGKELRSLQVLKSILPQLTSSQPAEENVSKERNAVTREKAKTRFVGASDRDSVTPSVLSSRGECHATARRENKEDSMQRETSAKRRYAYNGPPAISLGSWAERPSFKVQIKTDTDYKFRRDRSADGANNSKERYDKRDADDLASKLLVDKAVSAFKRATFDETIAPESTKSEERPVVTSFELKKTVVREKEDATVKRSMRDEKKDDENLIDTTPLNFQELTRAFRTDIEHRAKPQRSNATNGRSDCYGSQHEFVRKTLEPKKRNGQATPDEFSFKRNLFQRDNASVNGNRNANPNSEGHQFGSIVGMNSLDRRHRDQIGQRSDNVSFRNNANGTKAHPMTVPVVKGFKASTTPFKETPKGINVDKVDRNKEVVEALPPKAPTMPVIMGVTLKSANARPKSMPISVDSRDMLLESIRNFGGRGKLKNTAERY; encoded by the exons ATGGCTCTGCAAAGGCAAGAGGAGAGACGTAGGCAACAGGCGAAGCAGAGCGTCTTTGGATTCATGTTTAAGAAGTCGAAGGAGAGCTCGGTGAGCACCGACAGCCTGGAAGGTCGGAGCGTGTCACCGGCGAGGAGCGACGAAACCGGAAGAAGCGCCAGTCCTCTTCAACCGCCTACGAGACCtcagagaaagaggagactcGCGCCGAAACCGCCCACCTCCTACGATCGGGAACAACAGCGGGCTACTACGACCACCGGTACGGTAGCAACTACGGCGAGGggggcggcggcggcggcggcggcggcgggaAAGACAAACGGGGAATCGTCGAAGGAGAAGATGCTCATCGGTCACAGTCGAAACAGCAGCGATAGTTCGGGATATCACGAGGCTTCCGTGCTCAGTGACAATCCGGATTCGGCCGGACGACTGCCAGAGACTCTGCCGAGGAGAAACAGAACGCCTGGTACCAACGAGACCCCGAGAAAACTCGTTCATACCTCGCAGTCCAGTAAGAGTCTCGGTAATCTCGCCGTAACCGCGTCCGGTACGTCTCTCGATCGAGCCCTCAGCAGCTCCTCCCTCAGTTCCACCG ATTCGAATTCAA GtttgaagaagaaacgtgCCGCTCCGCCTCCACCGGTTTCAAGGCCGCTCTCCTCGGCCATCTCGACTCAAGCTTTGGAACGTATCGACGATTCCGAAGAGTCCTTGACTTCCGATATGGATCCTTCGAAGCCACCGTCCGACATCGGGGCACCCTCGAAGGCCTCCTCGGACATCGGCGTGAGCACGATCGTTCTTGACAAGGCCGATCGCCcggagaagacgaagaaggagaaggactCGATTCGAGCGTCGGACGTTAACGTAGTAGAGGATCCTCCGAAAGTAGAGAACGCTAGAGTAGAAGTAAAAAGAG AAAAGGCATCGTCCGAAGAATTAGCGCCCTTGCCCAAGCCTCGCAAAGTCGTACGACCGAAAGAGGAGAAATCGTCGCCTGTAGCTCCGCCAGTACCAAAGCGTAGATTAGTGCCAGTAGTAGCGATATCTAGGTCGCCGAGGAAGGATCCTCTAGGTCCTTCGTCGAACGCGAACGCAACGAGGACGAATGCGGAAGATGCCGTTCGCtgttccttttcctcttcttcctccggTGGCATCGAGTTCGAGGCACGAGACGCGGAACTGTCGGAGATGGATAGCAGCTCGAACCTCTTGACGAAACACGCCAAGAGTATGAACGACATATGCAACGTCGATTCGAGCCTATGCAAATCCTGTACCGTGATATCGACGATACCAAAGTGCGATCGCTTCGAGATCTCGAGGAACTCGAGATCGTCCAGTTGCGGCAGACTCGCCGACGATCGAGTCAAGGATCGTCGCGAGAGAAGCGAGGAGAGGACGTCCCGCGTCAAGGACGATCGTTACGAAGGAGCTCTCGACGAGGTCTCGGCGACGAAGGACGACGAGACACGGGAGGATAGCTCGAAGGGCTCGAAAAGATCGAAGGTCTATCGCAGTCCGTCCGAATCGAACGACTTTCAAATCGATTCGTTCAACAAACGAAAGAGACATTTAACGTCTCAATCGAAGGATATCGCGTTCGCTTTAAATCTGAACCTGACGTTCGAGTCCAAAGAGGAGTCGGACGTTGAGAAGGAAAGCGGGCGGATGGAAAGGGCTAACGCAGTAGATGGGATATCAG ACGTCGAGAGGAAGCTACGCGACACGGACGCTCTGCTGCACAAAGTGTCGGAAActctatcgtcgtcgtcgttggcgTCGTCGAACGAAGAGACCGAAAACGCCCGTCCCGCGGTGAAAAGATCCTACGGTGAAAGTCGTCGCGCGGaagcggaggaggaggaggaggaggaggaggcccCAGGGCTAGATGgcgaagagaggaaaaatcaACAGGACACCTCGGACTACGTGTCCGCTCTCGAGGAAGACTCGTCGGTGGCCGATTGGGAATATCAGTTGCCGGCGCCACCGAGTGCCTTCCGAGATACCGATTCGTCGCTTTTCGATGGCTACGACACGATAACCTTGAGATCGGTCGAGGCGTTCAAGGAATCGCTCGACGTTGAAAATCGAGACGACGGGAGAAACGACGAGTCCTTCTTCGGCTTCCGTCGAATCCGCGAGATCGAAGGAAAAGCGACGACCATCGATCTAGGTAAAAGCAAGAAAATGGAATCGCGCAAGACCGAAACCGAGGTGAAGTTCAAAAAGGAGGTGATATCGGAGCTCGAAAccaagatagaaagaggaacgtTGGCCCGATCGCAAAGGGAGCCAGATTCGAGGAAAGTCTTCAGCGGTACGTCCACGTTAACGTCCAACTTCGCGCCGGTCGATAACACGCTCTCGAATTTCACGATCACCACGTATACCCGTCAAAAGAGCATAGACATATTCAAGGAGAACGAGGACAAAAGTTCCCTCGTTGGGGACGAGCCTAGTCGGAACAAAAAAACAGAGCCAAAGATTTCCAACGACGTCGTCGAGTCCACGCGAGTCTGGCAATCCGCGAACGCCAAAGCCGGTATCGTTAAACGATCCAAGAGTCATGCCTCCGCGATGAGCAAGCCCGTCGACTCGAACAAGAACGAAGCGGAAGGTTCGGCCAACGTAGGATCGGAGCTCGCCGTCGAGGATACCGCGGGATGGAGAGACAACGTCTCGAGGAACCGACAAGAGGAACCTACCAAGGGCAAGGAGTTGCGATCGTTGCAG GTGTTGAAAAGCATTTTACCGCAGTTGACGAGCTCGCAACCAGCGGAAGAAAATGTATCGAAGGAACGGAACGCGGTAACGCGAGAAAAAGCAAAGACGAG GTTCGTGGGAGCGTCCGATCGAGATTCCGTAACGCCGAGCGTGCTTTCGTCGCGCGGCGAATGTCACGCAACGGCGCGACGAGAGAACAAAGAGGATTCGATGCAAAGGGAAACGAGCGCGAAGCGTCGTTACGCTTACAACGGTCCGCCAGCGATCAGTTTGGGTAGCTGGGCCGAGAGGCCGAGCTTCAAGGTTCAAATTAAAACCGACACCGATTACAAGTTTCGAAGGGACAGGTCGGCCGACGGCGCGAATAATTCCAAGGAAAGGTACGACAAGCGCGACGCGGACGATCTCGCGAGCAAGTTGCTCGTCGACAAGGCCGTTTCCGCGTTCAAGAGGGCAACGTTCGACGAAACGATCGCTCCGGAGTCGACGAAAAGCGAGGAGAGACCTGTCGTGACCAGCTTCGAGTTGAAGAAGACCGTCGTgagggagaaggaagatgCTACCGTTAAGAGGTCGATGagagacgagaagaaagaCGACGAGAACTTGATCGACACGACACCGTTGAATTTTCAAGAATTAACGAGGGCCTTTCGTACGGACATCGAGCATAGGGCGAAACCGCAACGATCCAACGCGACGAACGGACGCTCCGACTGTTACGGTTCCCAGCACGAATTCGTTCGTAAGACGTTAGAGCCGAAGAAACGGAACGGCCAGGCGACGCCCGACGAATTCTCTTTCAAAAGGAACCTCTTCCAAAGGGACAACGCGTCGGTCAACGGAAATCGCAACGCCAATCCAAACTCCGAAGGACACCAATTCGGCTCGATCGTGGGAATGAATTCGCTCGATCGTCGTCATCGGGATCAGATCGGCCAAAGGAGCGACAACGTATCGTTCAGGAACAACGCGAACGGCACCAAGGCCCATCCTATGACCGTGCCCGTCGTAAAAGGATTCAAAGCATCGACGACGCCCTTCAAAGAAACCCCGAAAGGTATTAACGTTGACAAAGTCGATCGGAACAAGGAGGTCGTCGAGGCCCTGCCTCCCAAAGCTCCGACGATGCCCGTGATAATGGGCGTCACTCTGAAAAGTGCCAACGCGAGACCAAAGTCAATGCCGATAAGCGTAGATTCCAGGGATATGCTGTTGGAGTCCATTAGGAATTTCGGAGGTCgcggaaaattaaaaaac ACTGCGGAGAGGTATTGA